The Mesorhizobium sp. M1D.F.Ca.ET.043.01.1.1 genome contains a region encoding:
- a CDS encoding ABC transporter permease subunit, with amino-acid sequence MLHDIWVLMVEKGWLLALLRGAGITLLIGFVGVVVGLAAAIPLAILRWRQVPVLSQLVDAYSIIIRGVPGLLVIYLLFFGSVDWVQSIASAFGYADSAENAYPFLIGIVAIAAISCAYSIEVIRGALQAVPIGLLEAARSLSLSPRVTFFRVTLPLALRLALGGINNVWQMTIKDTSLVSVVGMQELMRAAAVAAGITRSPLLFYCMAAAMFFAMTAVSQVLFNRAEKYFNRGFSRG; translated from the coding sequence ATGTTGCACGATATCTGGGTGCTGATGGTCGAGAAGGGCTGGCTCCTCGCGCTGCTGCGCGGGGCCGGTATCACGCTTCTCATCGGCTTTGTTGGCGTGGTTGTAGGATTGGCGGCGGCGATACCGCTTGCCATCCTTCGTTGGCGTCAGGTTCCTGTTCTGTCACAGCTTGTTGATGCCTACAGCATCATCATCCGCGGCGTTCCGGGACTACTGGTCATTTATCTCCTGTTCTTCGGCTCCGTCGACTGGGTGCAAAGCATTGCCTCGGCGTTCGGCTACGCGGATAGCGCCGAAAACGCCTATCCATTCCTTATCGGCATTGTCGCGATCGCCGCCATCTCATGCGCGTACTCGATAGAAGTCATACGAGGCGCGCTGCAGGCAGTTCCCATTGGCCTCCTGGAGGCGGCTCGATCGCTTTCTTTGTCGCCACGCGTGACCTTTTTTCGCGTGACGCTACCGCTCGCCCTCAGACTGGCTCTGGGTGGGATCAACAACGTGTGGCAGATGACGATCAAGGATACCTCGCTCGTATCAGTGGTCGGTATGCAGGAACTGATGCGAGCGGCAGCGGTCGCCGCAGGAATCACGCGCTCGCCGCTTCTATTCTATTGCATGGCGGCCGCGATGTTCTTCGCCATGACCGCCGTGAGCCAGGTTCTGTTCAACCGCGCCGAGAAATATTTCAACCGCGGCTTTAGTAGAGGTTAG
- a CDS encoding ABC transporter permease subunit (The N-terminal region of this protein, as described by TIGR01726, is a three transmembrane segment that identifies a subfamily of ABC transporter permease subunits, which specificities that include histidine, arginine, glutamine, glutamate, L-cystine (sic), the opines (in Agrobacterium) octopine and nopaline, etc.), which produces MDSSIVTYAVPFLLTGAKTTLLIAAFGVGLGLPFGILLATARISQTGTVRKCADFYCAVFRGTPMLVQIFVIYYGLAQIGFIRHNAVLWWLIGDSLHAAILAVILNTGAYTAEIFRTALLSLPRGLIEAAEACGMSGWVVFHRIKFPLALRQAVPSYSTEVAVIVKESSLASTITVLEITGYAKRLMSETFAILEIFVVTAAFYLAINVVCLTALHAIERRLSFERHSAR; this is translated from the coding sequence ATGGATTCCAGCATCGTTACATATGCGGTTCCATTTCTCCTCACCGGCGCGAAGACGACCCTGCTCATTGCAGCTTTCGGCGTCGGTCTTGGATTACCATTCGGCATCCTGCTGGCAACAGCCCGCATTTCCCAGACCGGCACGGTTCGCAAATGCGCCGATTTCTACTGCGCGGTCTTCAGGGGCACACCGATGCTCGTACAGATCTTTGTGATCTATTACGGCCTCGCGCAGATAGGTTTCATACGCCACAACGCGGTTTTATGGTGGCTGATCGGCGACAGTCTTCACGCTGCCATCCTTGCCGTCATTCTCAACACCGGTGCCTATACGGCGGAGATCTTCCGTACTGCCCTGCTCTCGCTGCCGCGCGGACTGATCGAGGCGGCAGAGGCCTGCGGCATGTCCGGATGGGTGGTCTTCCACCGTATCAAGTTTCCCCTGGCGCTGCGTCAGGCCGTGCCTTCCTACAGCACCGAAGTCGCCGTTATCGTCAAGGAATCGAGCCTTGCCTCCACCATAACGGTGCTTGAAATCACCGGCTACGCGAAACGGCTGATGAGCGAGACATTCGCCATCTTGGAAATCTTCGTCGTCACCGCTGCCTTCTATCTTGCAATCAACGTCGTCTGTTTGACTGCCCTGCATGCCATCGAAAGGCGTCTGTCTTTCGAACGGCATTCCGCACGCTGA
- a CDS encoding cupin domain-containing protein: protein MSKLTFFDQNNLPEPRRGEPLPERRVEGDPRFLTWDIAQTADGQVQAGVWEATPGAYRSIKGGTFEFCYILSGVSELIEDGFEPRRIAAGDAFVMHPGFTGVWRVIEPTRKLWVSRD from the coding sequence ATGTCCAAGCTTACCTTTTTCGATCAGAACAATCTCCCCGAACCCAGGAGAGGCGAACCGCTGCCGGAACGGCGCGTGGAAGGTGATCCCCGGTTTCTAACTTGGGATATCGCGCAGACCGCTGATGGCCAAGTACAGGCTGGCGTATGGGAGGCCACGCCTGGCGCTTATCGTTCCATCAAAGGCGGGACCTTCGAATTTTGCTACATCCTTTCGGGGGTTTCGGAACTCATCGAGGATGGGTTCGAGCCGCGCCGAATTGCAGCGGGCGATGCCTTCGTCATGCACCCAGGATTCACGGGGGTCTGGCGGGTGATCGAGCCCACCCGGAAGCTCTGGGTCTCGCGCGATTGA
- a CDS encoding FAD-binding oxidoreductase, translated as MHAMDPISARPFKSTPYWWDDCAFSALPVWPVIPRCDVAIVGGGYAGLSAAIEVARAGRSVQLFDRQPIGQAASSRNGGMASGSIRPSRKQLIRRFGEARANGILMEGKAARDDLWAFLEGEQVECDFFLSGLFDGAINERECEELSRYAELLQRFLGIEAFSVSRAEVSRYIGTEVYAGGFARMDIGGLHPAKLLAGILRVARATDAVIHEDTAVLGMVAEAGGVRVATSRGEVFAKKVLVCTNAYTDDFDPWLRRRLVPVRSRIVATEPLGNGVMERLMPKRMMYGDTRQLSYYYRPSPDGSRILFGGRDGTTEGDPLSPTTHLGFELGRIFPELAGVGLTHSWFGQVAMNRDMIPRMFTVGNTVYATGFCGSGVVWARWLGKKAAFKLLGQTEKALSAFDFDPPKAVPFFQGKPWFIPFVYSLYAWRDKRAMRRKNEREKR; from the coding sequence ATGCACGCCATGGATCCCATCTCCGCGCGTCCGTTTAAGTCCACGCCGTACTGGTGGGACGACTGCGCGTTTTCTGCTCTGCCGGTGTGGCCGGTGATCCCCAGATGCGACGTCGCCATCGTCGGCGGTGGCTATGCGGGCCTGTCGGCTGCCATCGAGGTCGCGAGGGCCGGACGCAGCGTTCAGCTTTTCGACCGGCAACCGATAGGGCAAGCCGCGTCCAGCCGAAACGGCGGTATGGCGAGCGGCAGCATAAGGCCAAGCCGCAAACAATTGATCCGTAGGTTTGGTGAAGCCCGCGCCAATGGCATCTTGATGGAAGGAAAGGCTGCGCGAGATGATCTCTGGGCCTTTCTCGAAGGGGAGCAGGTGGAGTGCGACTTTTTCCTTTCTGGCCTTTTCGACGGAGCGATAAATGAACGCGAATGCGAAGAGTTGAGCCGATACGCCGAGTTGTTGCAACGTTTCCTAGGGATTGAGGCATTTTCAGTTTCCCGTGCAGAAGTATCGCGATACATCGGCACGGAGGTCTACGCGGGTGGCTTCGCGCGCATGGACATTGGTGGTCTTCATCCCGCCAAGCTGCTGGCCGGCATATTGCGGGTCGCCCGGGCAACCGATGCGGTCATTCACGAGGATACGGCGGTGCTGGGGATGGTCGCCGAGGCCGGCGGCGTGCGTGTCGCCACATCGCGTGGCGAGGTCTTCGCCAAGAAGGTGCTGGTGTGCACCAATGCCTATACTGACGACTTCGATCCCTGGCTTCGCCGTCGTCTCGTGCCGGTGCGGAGCCGTATCGTCGCCACCGAGCCTCTAGGCAACGGCGTCATGGAACGCCTGATGCCGAAGCGCATGATGTACGGCGACACGAGGCAGCTCAGCTACTACTATCGTCCGTCGCCAGACGGCTCGCGCATTCTATTTGGCGGGCGCGACGGCACGACGGAAGGAGATCCGCTTTCGCCCACCACACACCTGGGCTTCGAACTCGGCCGCATATTTCCCGAACTGGCTGGTGTTGGCCTCACGCATAGCTGGTTCGGCCAAGTCGCCATGAACCGCGATATGATTCCGCGAATGTTTACCGTAGGGAATACGGTCTATGCTACCGGGTTCTGCGGATCCGGCGTGGTTTGGGCGCGCTGGCTCGGCAAGAAGGCTGCCTTCAAACTTCTTGGCCAGACAGAGAAGGCCCTGTCGGCCTTCGACTTCGACCCGCCGAAGGCAGTGCCATTCTTCCAGGGCAAACCATGGTTTATCCCGTTCGTCTATTCGCTCTACGCGTGGAGGGATAAGCGTGCAATGCGCCGCAAGAATGAGCGCGAGAAACGGTGA
- a CDS encoding Lrp/AsnC family transcriptional regulator: MKLDRIDIKILHELQKNGRITNVELAELVHLSPSPCLMRVKKLQSEGYIEGYSAQVNLGKLGQTLTVFTEITLKNHRQVDFARFLAVVEKIDQVIECHLVSGGYDYLMKFVTAGIGEYQTIMERLTDMDIGIDKYFSFVVLKSPIVKAHMPLPSLFPM; the protein is encoded by the coding sequence ATGAAGCTCGATCGGATCGACATCAAGATTTTGCACGAACTGCAGAAGAACGGCCGCATCACCAATGTGGAACTAGCCGAGCTGGTGCACCTGTCGCCCAGCCCATGCTTGATGCGGGTCAAGAAACTCCAGTCGGAAGGCTACATCGAAGGCTATTCCGCGCAGGTCAATCTCGGCAAGCTCGGTCAGACGCTGACCGTCTTCACCGAGATCACCTTGAAGAACCATCGCCAGGTCGACTTCGCCCGCTTTCTCGCCGTCGTCGAGAAGATCGACCAGGTCATCGAATGCCACCTCGTCTCGGGCGGCTACGACTATTTGATGAAATTTGTGACCGCCGGCATCGGCGAGTATCAGACCATCATGGAGCGGCTGACCGACATGGACATCGGCATCGACAAGTATTTCAGTTTCGTGGTGCTGAAGTCTCCCATCGTCAAGGCGCACATGCCTCTGCCAAGCCTGTTCCCGATGTAG
- a CDS encoding FAD-binding oxidoreductase codes for MRAPLQQIETSGQLPQSADAVVIGGGIVGVFAAYYLARRGMKVALIEKGRIGAEQSSRNWGWCRQQNRDSRELPMATHSLDLWERFAAETGEDTGFRRCGLLYLSNDEAELAGWARWRDFARTAGVITHMLDSAEAGARGRATGRTWKGGVFSPTDGTADPSQAAPAVARAILKLGSTVHQNCAARGIETEGGRLSGVVTERGTIRTKVAIMAGGAWASSFCRQFGFRFPQASIRSSILSVSPGAEGLPDALHTARISATRRGDGGYTLAISGRGRVDVTPQQLRFSSQFVPMFLKRWRSLAPGGLEGMRSGHETLQRWRLDHPTPMERMRILDPVPDQATIRLTHARALELLPDLRRTKISAAWAGYIDSTPDGVPAIGEIQTVPGFFLAAGFSGHGFGIGPGAGHLVADLVTGSEPIVDPTSYDPRRFDAPAWGKVADF; via the coding sequence ATGCGCGCGCCGCTGCAGCAAATCGAGACATCTGGCCAACTGCCGCAGTCCGCGGACGCGGTGGTGATCGGCGGCGGCATCGTCGGCGTCTTCGCGGCTTATTACCTGGCGCGGCGCGGCATGAAGGTGGCGCTTATCGAAAAGGGACGCATCGGCGCCGAGCAGTCTTCGCGGAACTGGGGCTGGTGCCGCCAGCAGAACCGCGACTCCCGCGAGCTGCCGATGGCGACCCACAGCCTTGATCTGTGGGAGCGCTTTGCAGCGGAGACCGGCGAGGACACCGGCTTCCGCCGCTGCGGCCTGCTTTATCTCAGCAATGACGAAGCGGAACTGGCCGGCTGGGCGCGCTGGCGCGACTTCGCCAGGACGGCCGGCGTCATCACGCACATGCTCGACAGCGCCGAGGCCGGCGCGCGCGGCCGCGCCACGGGCCGGACTTGGAAAGGCGGCGTCTTCTCGCCGACCGACGGCACCGCCGACCCGTCGCAGGCCGCGCCGGCGGTCGCCCGCGCCATCCTGAAGCTCGGAAGCACTGTGCACCAGAATTGCGCGGCGCGCGGCATCGAGACCGAGGGCGGGCGCCTGAGCGGCGTGGTCACCGAACGCGGAACGATCCGGACGAAGGTGGCGATCATGGCCGGCGGTGCCTGGGCGTCCTCCTTCTGCCGGCAGTTCGGCTTCCGCTTTCCGCAGGCCTCGATCCGCTCCTCGATCCTGTCCGTCTCGCCAGGCGCCGAGGGCCTGCCGGACGCGCTGCACACGGCGCGCATCTCCGCGACGCGTCGCGGCGACGGCGGCTACACGCTCGCCATCAGCGGGCGCGGCCGTGTCGACGTCACGCCGCAACAGCTGCGCTTCTCCTCGCAGTTCGTTCCCATGTTCCTGAAGCGGTGGCGCAGCCTCGCGCCCGGTGGGCTGGAGGGCATGCGCTCGGGCCACGAGACGCTGCAACGCTGGCGGCTCGACCACCCGACGCCGATGGAGCGCATGCGCATCCTCGATCCAGTCCCTGACCAGGCGACGATCCGCCTCACCCACGCCCGCGCGCTCGAACTGCTGCCCGATCTCAGAAGGACCAAGATCAGCGCGGCCTGGGCCGGCTACATCGACAGCACACCGGACGGCGTGCCTGCGATCGGCGAGATCCAGACGGTTCCAGGTTTCTTCCTGGCGGCCGGATTTTCGGGACATGGCTTCGGCATCGGGCCCGGCGCGGGGCACCTCGTCGCCGACCTGGTCACGGGGTCGGAGCCGATCGTCGACCCGACATCCTACGATCCACGGCGCTTCGATGCTCCGGCCTGGGGGAAGGTCGCCGATTTCTAG
- a CDS encoding FAD/NAD(P)-binding oxidoreductase: MSETPSPRIVIVGAGPAGIRAAATLVEAGLHPMVIDEGNRAGGQIYRRPPAGFVRTPEQLYASEATKARALHALFDRLAEEGRLTHCALSSVIAMHEGRLHLLGEGGMEVIGYDRLILATGASDRVAPIPGWQNAGVYSLGAAQIALKAQGVALGRRIVLIGSGPLLTLVGAQLLKAGANVAAVLDTSPWRQQMRGFWDLAARPIVALRGLVLRARLGGRYHAGVTLEWIEADASGVAALRWRDAGGREHLTPCDMIGMGWHLRAETHLADLAGCAFTYDEQWRQWLPKTDEMGRAGNGVYVAGDGVRLLGADGAEIAGRLAAAACLSDLGHPAPSASGDLRKLARLERFARGLATAFPWPEAMARALPDEAIVCRCENVTAGAVRESVERGGGEANRVKSQSRVGMGRCQGRYCQLAAAELVAGRAGCTAGAVGRFRGQAPVRPAPVGAIIRER; encoded by the coding sequence GTGAGCGAGACCCCGTCGCCGAGGATCGTGATCGTGGGCGCTGGCCCCGCCGGCATCAGGGCCGCGGCGACGCTGGTCGAGGCCGGGCTCCACCCAATGGTGATCGACGAAGGGAATCGCGCGGGCGGGCAGATCTATCGTCGCCCGCCTGCCGGGTTCGTCCGCACGCCGGAGCAGCTCTATGCGTCGGAGGCGACGAAGGCGCGCGCGCTGCATGCGCTGTTCGACCGGCTGGCCGAAGAGGGGCGGCTCACCCATTGCGCGCTGAGCTCCGTCATCGCCATGCACGAGGGGCGGCTGCACTTGCTGGGCGAGGGCGGCATGGAGGTGATCGGCTATGACCGCCTGATCCTTGCCACCGGCGCGTCCGACCGCGTCGCTCCAATCCCGGGCTGGCAGAACGCCGGCGTCTACAGTCTGGGTGCTGCGCAGATCGCTCTCAAGGCGCAGGGCGTGGCCCTCGGGCGGCGCATCGTCCTGATTGGATCAGGGCCCTTGCTGACGCTGGTCGGCGCTCAACTCCTCAAGGCTGGAGCTAACGTGGCGGCGGTGCTCGACACCTCTCCCTGGCGCCAGCAGATGCGTGGGTTCTGGGACCTCGCCGCCCGTCCGATCGTCGCGCTGCGCGGCCTTGTCCTGCGGGCGAGACTCGGCGGACGCTATCATGCGGGCGTGACGCTCGAGTGGATCGAGGCTGACGCGTCCGGTGTCGCGGCCTTGCGATGGCGCGATGCCGGTGGCCGGGAGCACCTCACCCCGTGCGATATGATCGGCATGGGCTGGCATCTGCGCGCCGAGACGCATCTGGCTGATCTGGCGGGTTGCGCCTTCACCTATGACGAGCAGTGGCGACAATGGCTGCCGAAGACCGACGAGATGGGTCGGGCCGGCAACGGCGTCTACGTTGCGGGCGACGGAGTCCGCCTTCTCGGGGCAGACGGCGCGGAGATCGCGGGCAGGCTCGCCGCGGCGGCGTGCCTGTCCGATCTCGGACATCCGGCGCCCTCGGCCAGCGGCGACCTGCGCAAGCTCGCGCGGCTCGAGCGCTTTGCCCGCGGCCTGGCGACCGCCTTTCCGTGGCCGGAGGCGATGGCACGGGCACTTCCCGACGAGGCTATCGTCTGCCGCTGCGAGAACGTGACGGCCGGAGCCGTACGCGAGAGCGTGGAACGCGGTGGCGGCGAGGCCAACAGGGTGAAATCGCAGTCGCGCGTCGGCATGGGTCGCTGCCAGGGACGCTATTGCCAACTGGCCGCCGCCGAACTCGTCGCAGGGCGGGCCGGCTGCACCGCCGGTGCTGTCGGCAGGTTCCGTGGGCAAGCTCCTGTCCGGCCGGCACCTGTCGGCGCCATTATCCGGGAACGCTGA
- a CDS encoding (2Fe-2S)-binding protein, with amino-acid sequence MITPGRIVRLAERDRAKVQFLLDGEMRGALAGDTVLTAMLASGHALRKSEFGPELRAGFCLMGACQDCWVWQDDGSRLRACTTPVTEGIRLRTTPPESWP; translated from the coding sequence ATGATCACGCCCGGCCGCATCGTCCGGTTGGCCGAGCGCGACCGGGCAAAGGTGCAGTTCCTTCTTGACGGTGAAATGCGCGGCGCGCTGGCGGGCGACACGGTGCTGACCGCCATGCTGGCGTCGGGCCACGCTCTGCGAAAGTCCGAGTTCGGCCCCGAGCTGCGCGCCGGCTTCTGCCTGATGGGAGCCTGCCAGGATTGCTGGGTATGGCAGGACGACGGATCGCGTCTGCGCGCATGCACAACCCCTGTCACAGAAGGCATACGCTTGCGCACGACGCCGCCGGAGAGCTGGCCGTGA
- a CDS encoding hydantoinase B/oxoprolinase family protein yields the protein MFDRTNLQVLANHARAAAENMAHTLHRTAHSAFVKETQDFTVMLMDRSGATFAVPMELGATWYPGLSYHRAIAMVGDYRPGDVAFTNDPYSGHVATHAPDTHLWKPVFVDGEIVAWTGGHIHNTDMGGAVPASLSRALTEIHQEGIRFPPMKLVREGVFDDTILRIMSTNVRKPDLNIGDIKALVGALNTGERKIQAMVRKFGKAGFIEGVAALLDHAEAQARDVLRSMPDGTWEFADYADEDSVEANPCRLKLRLTIKSDEAVLDFTGSDPQLGSSLNVPSGGDPRHTVLLVGVYYVLYTLNPKILLNTGLTRPFTCITPQGSVLNPVHPAAVGMRSLTCARLRSVIFGAFSQAVPDRLPAAPAGNNCIVNVMTVDERTSRSVIAAVNPVVGGGGAMPHRDGTNGSGADAAYLKNTPIEITETETPVEFVKYGLAKDSGGAGRWRGGLATEMAFRVFAPDSRITARNRDRSFFRPWGVLGGKAAGLSDMVVNPGATHERRLGNIDTAVLQPGDVLEIRSAGGGGRGDPLEREPWRVAQDVRRGYVSPAVAERDYGVVLCDGAVDQQATELLRARHKPSASHFHFGPEREGYEAQWTPAAYDRLHALLDVLPIHWRFFAKTEIFRRMKGRSGPDGVQAAFDAVCERFPELPRPHRMPEAAE from the coding sequence ATGTTTGACCGGACAAATTTGCAGGTTCTGGCGAACCATGCCCGCGCGGCAGCCGAGAACATGGCCCACACGCTGCACCGCACCGCGCATTCTGCCTTCGTCAAGGAGACGCAGGACTTCACGGTAATGCTGATGGACCGTTCTGGGGCGACCTTCGCCGTGCCGATGGAACTTGGCGCCACCTGGTATCCGGGGCTTTCCTATCACCGTGCGATCGCGATGGTGGGAGACTACCGGCCGGGTGACGTCGCCTTCACCAACGATCCTTATTCCGGCCACGTCGCCACGCACGCGCCCGACACGCATCTATGGAAGCCGGTCTTCGTCGACGGTGAGATCGTCGCCTGGACCGGAGGGCACATCCACAACACCGACATGGGCGGAGCGGTGCCGGCCTCGCTCAGCCGGGCGCTGACCGAAATCCATCAGGAAGGTATCCGCTTTCCGCCGATGAAACTGGTGAGGGAAGGCGTCTTCGACGACACAATCCTCAGGATCATGAGCACCAATGTGCGCAAGCCCGACCTCAACATCGGCGACATCAAGGCGCTGGTCGGTGCGCTCAACACCGGCGAGCGCAAGATCCAGGCGATGGTGAGAAAGTTCGGCAAGGCCGGCTTCATCGAAGGCGTTGCCGCGCTTCTCGACCATGCTGAGGCGCAGGCGCGCGACGTGTTGCGCTCCATGCCCGACGGCACCTGGGAATTCGCCGACTATGCCGACGAGGATTCGGTCGAAGCCAATCCCTGCCGGCTGAAGCTCAGGCTGACAATCAAAAGCGACGAGGCGGTGCTCGATTTCACCGGCTCCGACCCGCAGCTCGGCTCCTCGCTCAACGTGCCTTCGGGCGGCGACCCGCGCCACACCGTGCTTTTGGTCGGCGTCTATTACGTGCTCTACACGCTCAACCCGAAAATCCTGCTCAACACCGGCCTCACCCGGCCCTTCACCTGCATCACGCCTCAAGGTTCGGTGCTGAACCCGGTTCATCCCGCAGCCGTCGGCATGCGCTCGCTCACCTGCGCCCGGCTGCGTTCGGTCATCTTCGGCGCCTTCTCACAAGCCGTGCCGGATCGCCTGCCGGCAGCTCCGGCCGGCAACAACTGCATCGTCAACGTCATGACGGTCGATGAGCGGACCAGCCGGAGCGTCATCGCGGCGGTGAACCCCGTGGTGGGCGGCGGCGGGGCGATGCCGCATCGCGACGGCACCAACGGATCGGGCGCGGATGCCGCTTATCTCAAGAACACGCCGATCGAGATCACCGAGACCGAGACACCGGTCGAATTCGTGAAATACGGGCTCGCCAAGGACAGCGGCGGCGCGGGCCGCTGGCGCGGCGGGCTGGCGACCGAAATGGCTTTCCGCGTCTTTGCCCCCGACTCCAGGATCACGGCCCGCAACCGCGACCGCAGCTTCTTTCGTCCGTGGGGCGTGCTGGGCGGCAAGGCTGCCGGCCTGTCGGACATGGTCGTCAATCCGGGGGCCACGCACGAGCGGCGGCTGGGCAATATCGACACCGCGGTCCTGCAGCCCGGCGACGTGCTCGAGATCCGCTCCGCCGGGGGTGGCGGGCGCGGCGATCCGCTTGAACGCGAGCCCTGGCGGGTCGCGCAGGACGTGCGGCGCGGCTATGTCTCGCCAGCCGTGGCCGAGCGCGACTATGGCGTCGTCCTCTGCGACGGCGCGGTCGACCAGCAGGCGACGGAACTGTTGCGCGCGCGGCACAAGCCGTCCGCCAGCCATTTCCATTTCGGCCCGGAGCGCGAAGGCTACGAAGCGCAGTGGACGCCGGCGGCCTATGACCGGCTCCACGCCCTGCTGGACGTCTTACCCATCCATTGGCGGTTCTTCGCCAAGACCGAGATCTTCCGCCGCATGAAGGGGCGCTCCGGGCCGGACGGCGTCCAGGCGGCCTTCGACGCGGTTTGCGAACGCTTCCCGGAACTGCCGCGTCCTCACCGGATGCCAGAGGCCGCGGAATGA